One Denticeps clupeoides chromosome 3, fDenClu1.1, whole genome shotgun sequence DNA window includes the following coding sequences:
- the LOC114786848 gene encoding trichohyalin, whose protein sequence is MERVVEMPNNSGFSIPGTSGTPRKRQVRFSARHDILLLREVIAQNPFASKESGRIWARVGEIITAALQDESFEVDARRCRERTMLLLDYYKKQDFGSLRRFGTERLYAQKEDLLHEVLELEAEKGLMGSGEGKYQDEEMRKRAVEELVLPEPEKPGLLTANAVPHAEAEEPEELAELAAPTAKRPCQCCCQTYSEILSFLEKRSEAEQRLREEEMALRREELEIQRSKIALERERLSAERKERERRFELESQERQVILDLLKEKVLKS, encoded by the exons ATGGAACGTGTGGTGGAAATGCCCAACAACAGCG GTTTCTCCATCCCAGGCACCTCCGGCACCCCGCGCAAGCGCCAGGTGCGCTTCTCCGCCCGCCACGACATCCTGCTCCTGCGGGAGGTCATCGCCCAGAACCCGTTCGCCTCCAAGGAGTCGGGGCGCATTTGGGCGCGCGTCGGGGAGATCATCACCGCCGCCCTGCAGGACGAGAGCTTCGAGGTGGACGCCCGGCGCTGCCGAGAGAGGACCATGCTCCTGCTGGACTACTACAAGAAGCAGGACTTCGGCAGCCTGCGCAG GTTTGGGACGGAGAGGTTGTACGCTCAGAAGGAAGACCTGCTCCATGaggtgctggagctggaggcAGAGAAGGGGCTTATGGGAAGCGGCGAGGGCAAGTATCAGGACGAGGAGATGAGGAAGCGGGCCGTGGAGGAGCTAGTGCTGCCAGAGCCTGAGAAACCCGGCCTGCTGACGGCCAACGCAGTGCCACACGCTG AGGCCGAGGAGCCGGAGGAGCTGGCGGAGCTGGCAGCGCCCACAGCCAAGCGGCCGTGCCAGTGCTGTTGCCAGACATACTCGGAGATCCTGAGCTTCCTGGAGAAGCGTTCGGAGGCGGAGCAGCGGCTGCGGGAGGAGGAGATGGCGCTGCGCCGCGAGGAGCTGGAGATCCAGCGTAGCAAGATTGCCCTGGAGCGGGAGCGACTGAGCGCAGAGCGGAAGGAGCGGGAGCGGCGCTTCGAGCTGGAGAGCCAGGAGAGGCAGGTCATCCTGGACCTTCTCAAGGAGAAGGTGCTGAAGAGCTGA